A single Drosophila miranda strain MSH22 chromosome XR, D.miranda_PacBio2.1, whole genome shotgun sequence DNA region contains:
- the LOC117186519 gene encoding uncharacterized protein LOC117186519 isoform X2 codes for MDLDLLSSKESLDKCVEFDLPPVAVGDSTRGCIIRNLRVAISGTFQSKPKAAASAKKNATPGRGTTRGGKATPAAETGGRPSRNSSKQSAPPGRRAISQGLDNPPVRGRSVGGYSLRSRSAVSMARARVLITSLPGERREEDAPQGRCYGPQRRRSYLDLDQDLAQLNWTGHQEDAGPRHPFSGSARRQGGRVAPLHPGTRMEPAGQSHSQVSVPPMAHFRRLCRALDRHYSPLSHFLVFLAGMLATLLCVALTPANQYL; via the exons ATGGACCTGGACCTCCTTTCCAGTAAGGAGTCGTTGGACAAGTGCGTGGAGTTTGACCTGCCCCCGGTCGCGGTGGGCGACAGCACCCGCGGATGCATCATCCGTAACCTGCGCGTTGCCATTTCGGGCACGTTCCAGAGCAAACCGAAGGCTGCTGCTTCGGCCAAGAAGAAC GCGACTCCTGGGCGTGGCACCACACGCGGCGGCAAGGCGACGCCCGCAGCGGAGACCGGGGGACGTCCGAgtcgcaacagcagcaagcaGAGCGCTCCTCCTGGTCGTCGCGCGATTTCCCAAGGCCTGGACAACCCACCCGTCCGGGGGCGCTCTGTGGGAGGGTACTCGCTGCGCAGTCGCAGCGCTGTGTCGATGGCCAGGGCCAGAGTGCTGATCACATCCTTGCCAGGCGAACGGCGGGAGGAGGACGCACCCCAAGGCCGCTGCTACGGACCGCAGAGACGCCGCTCGTACCTGGATCTGGACCAGGATCTGGCCCAGCTGAACTGGACCGGCCATCAGGAGGATGCTGGCCCACGCCACCCATTCAGCGGCTCGGCTCGTCGCCAGGGCGGGCGGGTGGCGCCTCTCCACCCGGGCACCCGCATGGAGCCCGCCGGGCAGAGCCACTCACAGGTGTCCGTGCCCCCCATGGCACACTTCCGTCGGCTATGCCGCGCTCTGGATCGTCACTACAGTCCCCTGTCGCACTTCCTCGTGTTCCTGGCTGGGATGCTGGCCACTCTGCTGTGCGTGGCCCTGACGCCCGCCAACCAATATCTCTAA
- the LOC117186519 gene encoding uncharacterized protein LOC117186519 isoform X1 yields the protein MDLDLLSSKESLDKCVEFDLPPVAVGDSTRGCIIRNLRVAISGTFQSKPKAAASAKKNATPGRGTTRGGKATPGRGTTRGGKATPAAETGGRPSRNSSKQSAPPGRRAISQGLDNPPVRGRSVGGYSLRSRSAVSMARARVLITSLPGERREEDAPQGRCYGPQRRRSYLDLDQDLAQLNWTGHQEDAGPRHPFSGSARRQGGRVAPLHPGTRMEPAGQSHSQVSVPPMAHFRRLCRALDRHYSPLSHFLVFLAGMLATLLCVALTPANQYL from the coding sequence ATGGACCTGGACCTCCTTTCCAGTAAGGAGTCGTTGGACAAGTGCGTGGAGTTTGACCTGCCCCCGGTCGCGGTGGGCGACAGCACCCGCGGATGCATCATCCGTAACCTGCGCGTTGCCATTTCGGGCACGTTCCAGAGCAAACCGAAGGCTGCTGCTTCGGCCAAGAAGAACGCGACTCCTGGGCGTGGCACCACACGCGGCGGCAAGGCGACTCCTGGGCGTGGCACCACACGCGGCGGCAAGGCGACGCCCGCAGCGGAGACCGGGGGACGTCCGAgtcgcaacagcagcaagcaGAGCGCTCCTCCTGGTCGTCGCGCGATTTCCCAAGGCCTGGACAACCCACCCGTCCGGGGGCGCTCTGTGGGAGGGTACTCGCTGCGCAGTCGCAGCGCTGTGTCGATGGCCAGGGCCAGAGTGCTGATCACATCCTTGCCAGGCGAACGGCGGGAGGAGGACGCACCCCAAGGCCGCTGCTACGGACCGCAGAGACGCCGCTCGTACCTGGATCTGGACCAGGATCTGGCCCAGCTGAACTGGACCGGCCATCAGGAGGATGCTGGCCCACGCCACCCATTCAGCGGCTCGGCTCGTCGCCAGGGCGGGCGGGTGGCGCCTCTCCACCCGGGCACCCGCATGGAGCCCGCCGGGCAGAGCCACTCACAGGTGTCCGTGCCCCCCATGGCACACTTCCGTCGGCTATGCCGCGCTCTGGATCGTCACTACAGTCCCCTGTCGCACTTCCTCGTGTTCCTGGCTGGGATGCTGGCCACTCTGCTGTGCGTGGCCCTGACGCCCGCCAACCAATATCTCTAA